One region of Culex pipiens pallens isolate TS chromosome 2, TS_CPP_V2, whole genome shotgun sequence genomic DNA includes:
- the LOC120420891 gene encoding protein transport protein Sec61 subunit alpha — translation MGIKFLEVIKPFCSILPEIAKPERKIQFREKVLWTAITLFIFLVCCQIPLFGIMSSDSADPFYWIRVILASNRGTLMELGISPIVTSGLIMQLLAGAKIIEVGDTPKDRALFNGAQKLFGMVITIGQAIVYVMTGMYGDPAEIGAGVCLLIIIQLFVAGLIVLLLDELLQKGYGLGSGISLFIATNICETIVWKAFSPATVNTGRGTEFEGAVIALFHLLATRQDKVRGLREAFYRQNLPNLMNLLATVLVFAVVIYFQGFRVDLPIKSARYRGQYSSYPIKLFYTSNIPIILQSALVSNLYVISQMLAVKFHGNFLINLLGVWADVGGGGPARSYPIGGLCYYLSPPESLGHIVSDPIHAVLYIIFMLGSCAFFSKTWIDVSGSSAKDVAKQLKEQQMVMRGHRENSMIHELNRYIPTAAAFGGLCIGALSVLADFMGAIGSGTGILLAVTIIYQYFEIFLKEQSEMGGMGTLLF, via the exons ATGGGCA TTAAATTCTTGGAGGTCATCAAACCCTTCTGCAGCATCCTGCCGGAGATTGCGAAGCCGGAGCGCAAGATCCAGTTCCGCGAGAAGGTGCTATGGACGGCCATCACGCTGTTCATCTTCCTGGTGTGCTGCCAGATTCCGCTGTTCGGAATCATGAGCTCCGACTCGGCCGATCCCTTCTACTGGATTCGTGTCATCTTGGCGTCGAATCGAGGAACGCTGATGGAACTTGGCATTTCGCCGATCGTGACGTCCGGTTTGATCATGCAACTGCTGGCCGGTGCGAAGATCATCGAGGTCGGTGACACACCGAAGGATCGAGCACTGTTTAACGGAGCGCAGAAGCTGTTCGGAATGGTCATTACGATCGGACAGGCGATTGTGTACGTCATGACGGGGATGTACGGCGATCCGGCCGAGATTGGCGCCGGAGTTTGTCTGCTGATCATCATCCAGCTGTTTGTGGCGGGTTTGATCGTGCTGCTGTTGGACGAACTTCTGCAGAAGGGATACGGACTGGGTTCGGGTATTTCGCTGTTTATCGCTACGAACATTTGCGAAACGATCGTGTGGAAGGCGTTCTCGCCGGCGACCGTCAACACTGGCCGTGGAACCGAGTTCGAGGGTGCGGTCATTGCGCTGTTCCATCTGTTGGCCACCCGTCAGGACAAGGTTCGCGGTCTGCGCGAAGCTTTCTACCGCCAGAACCTGCCCAATCTGATGAACCTGCTGGCGACCGTGCTCGTGTTTGCGGTGGTGATATACTTCCAGGGCTTCCGCGTGGATCTACCGATCAAGTCGGCCCGCTACCGTGGCCAGTACAGCAGCTACCCGATCAAACTGTTCTACACCTCGAACATCCCGATCATTCTGCAATCCGCGCTCGTCTCTAACCTGTACGTCATCTCGCAAATGTTGGCCGTCAAGTTCCACGGCAACTTCCTGATCAACCTGCTCGGCGTGTGGGCCGACGTTGGAGGTGGCGGCCCAGCCCGTTCCTACCCGATCGGTGGCCTGTGCTACTATCTGTCCCCGCCGGAGTCCCTCGGCCACATCGTGTCCGATCCGATCCACGCCGTGCTGTACATCATCTTCATGCTCGGCTCGTGCGCGTTCTTCTCCAAGACCTGGATCGACGTGTCGGGCAGCTCGGCCaaggacgtcgccaagcagctcAAGGAGCAGCAGATGGTGATGCGTGGCCACCGGGAAAACTCCATGATCCACGAGCTGAACCGGTACATCCCGACGGCGGCCGCCTTCGGAGGACTCTGCATCGGTGCGCTGTCCGTGCTGGCCGACTTTATGGGCGCGATCGGGTCCGGAACCGGTATCTTGCTCGCCGTCACCATCATCTACCAGTACTTTGAGATCTTCTTGAAGGAGCAGAGCGAAATGGGCGGCATGGGAACGTTACTCTTCTAG